GATCGACGTCGAGTTCGCGGTCCGGGCGTTCCGCGCGAAGCTCGCGTTCACCGGTCGCGACCTGACGCGAATCGCCCGGACCTTCACCCAGAACGTCGCCACCACCGACGCGGCCGGCCTCCCCGCCGTACACACAACGGTCGCGGGCGGGACGATCGGCGCGGCATCGGTCGCGCACCAGGCACCACGCTGGATGCAGATCACCCCGTGGGACCGCAACGTCCACGCCCACTGCCTGGCCCTGTACAACCGTTACCAGCCGGCACCGGAGCGTGACGGCCAGCAGGCGATCGGCTTCGGCTGGCTCCTCGCCAACGTCGCGTACCTGAACTGGGGCGCCAAATGACCACCACGTACTTGATGACGTCCACCCTGAACGGTTTCGTCGCCGGCCCGGACAACGAACTCGACTGGCTGTACGACCTGCCTGCGGCGGACCGTGATTTCAGTCAGTTCCTGAGCGGTGTCGGAGCGTTGGCGATGGGCGCATCCACGTACGAGGCGGTGCTCCGTGATTCCGAGCTGCTCACCCACCCGGAGCGCTGGCACCAGGCCCACGGGGACCGTGCCGTCTGGGTCTTCACCCACCGCGAACTCCCAGCCGTACCAGGAGCGAATCTGCGGTTCGCGACGGATGTCGCCGCAGAGCATCCGGCGATGCTCGCGGCCGCGGGGGAGCGGGATGTCTTCGTCGCCGGCGGTGGCGCGCTGGCGGCCGCGTTCCAGGCGGCAGGCGTGCTCGATCGGGTCGTCATCGGGATCACGCCGGTCCTGCTCGCGGCCGGCAAACCGCTCTTCCCGGGCAGCGCGCGACTGCGGCTGACCGGCGTGGAGCGCCAGGGGCAGGTTGCCTTTCTGAGCTACGACGTACTCTGATCGAACCGGGAGGTTGTGATCGCGTCAGGCTTTGATCGGGCCGGCCGGGGATGGCAGGATTGCGACGATGAGTAACGGGGCGACGGATGAACAGCGCCTGGACGACCTGGCGCGGCTGCGGCGCGTGAAGGACCGGATCGACCGGGAGTACGCGCAGCCGCTGGATGTGGACGCGCTGGCGCGGGGAGCGCACATGTCGTCCGGGCATCTCAGCCGCGCGTTCAAGCGTGCGTACGGAGAGTCACCGTACGGGTACCTGATGACGCGCCGGATCGAGCGCGCGATGATGCTGCTGCGGCGCGGCGACCAGAGCGTCACCGATGTGTGTTTCGCGGTCGGCTGCCAGTCGCTCGGTACCTTCAGCACCCGCTTCACCGAGCTGGTCGGGATTCCGCCGAGCGTCTACAAGGAGCGCGCCGGCGACGCCACCCTCGGGATTCCGTCGTGTGTCGCGAAACAGGTGACCAGACCGATCAGGAATCGAGAAGCAACTCCGTCGACCGGCACGTAGCGTGACAGCCATGACGATCAAGATTCACACCAGTTTCCTGCCGCACACCGACCCGGAGGCCTCGCTGGCCTTCTTCCGCGACCTGCTCGGCTTCGAGGTCCGGATGGACGTCGGGTACGAGGGTATGCGCTGGATCACCGTCGGCCCGCCCGAGCAGCCCGACACCAACATCGTGCTCACCCCACCCGCGGTCGACCCGGGGCTGACCGACGACGAGCGCCGGACCATCCACGAGATGATGGCCAAGGGCACCTACGCCACCCTCGTGCTCGCCACGGACGACCTGGACGGGCTGTTCGAGCGGCTGCAGGCCACCGACGCCGAGGTGATCCAGGAGCCGACCGACCAGCCGTACGGCGTTCGCGACTGCGCGTTCCGTGACCCGGCCGGCAACCACATCCGGATCAACCAGGCCTCCTGACACACCGGCCAGACCGACGTCCACGATGGAGAAACACGCATGAGCTCTGACGAACATGTTGCCGACAGCCACGACCTGATCCGGGT
The genomic region above belongs to Kribbella solani and contains:
- a CDS encoding helix-turn-helix transcriptional regulator yields the protein MSNGATDEQRLDDLARLRRVKDRIDREYAQPLDVDALARGAHMSSGHLSRAFKRAYGESPYGYLMTRRIERAMMLLRRGDQSVTDVCFAVGCQSLGTFSTRFTELVGIPPSVYKERAGDATLGIPSCVAKQVTRPIRNREATPSTGT
- a CDS encoding VOC family protein — its product is MTIKIHTSFLPHTDPEASLAFFRDLLGFEVRMDVGYEGMRWITVGPPEQPDTNIVLTPPAVDPGLTDDERRTIHEMMAKGTYATLVLATDDLDGLFERLQATDAEVIQEPTDQPYGVRDCAFRDPAGNHIRINQAS
- a CDS encoding dihydrofolate reductase family protein; the encoded protein is MTTTYLMTSTLNGFVAGPDNELDWLYDLPAADRDFSQFLSGVGALAMGASTYEAVLRDSELLTHPERWHQAHGDRAVWVFTHRELPAVPGANLRFATDVAAEHPAMLAAAGERDVFVAGGGALAAAFQAAGVLDRVVIGITPVLLAAGKPLFPGSARLRLTGVERQGQVAFLSYDVL